In one window of Rhodanobacter sp. FDAARGOS 1247 DNA:
- the dapE gene encoding succinyl-diaminopimelate desuccinylase, with protein sequence MSDVFELACELIRRRSVTPEDAGCLPLIGERLARAGFRVEHLRYGEVDNLWATHGDAGPTLAFLGHTDVVPSGPEASWQSPPFEPTVRNGRLYGRGAADMKGSVAAMVVALEQFVAAHPAHGGRVGLLLTSDEEGPTNLDGVRRVVEHFRERGERIDWCVVGEPSSKERLGDLIRVGRRGSLSGTLVVRGVQGHVAYPEKALNPIHAFAPALAELAAERWDEGNGDFPPTSFQFSNLNAGTGATNVIPGELTALINFRYCTASRAEDLRARTEAILQRHGLDFALDWNLSGEPFLTPAGGVLRETVVAVCRELCGIDPEQSTGGGTSDGRFVAPMGAEVVELGPVNATIHKVDECVDVADLDALPALYRAVCERLLG encoded by the coding sequence ATGTCCGACGTCTTCGAGCTTGCCTGTGAGCTGATCCGCCGCCGTTCGGTAACGCCGGAAGATGCCGGTTGCCTGCCGCTGATCGGCGAACGGCTGGCGCGTGCGGGTTTTCGCGTCGAGCACCTGCGCTACGGTGAAGTCGACAACCTGTGGGCCACCCATGGCGACGCCGGCCCGACGCTGGCGTTCCTCGGCCACACCGACGTGGTGCCCAGCGGCCCGGAAGCCTCCTGGCAAAGTCCGCCGTTCGAGCCGACCGTCCGGAACGGACGTCTATACGGCCGAGGCGCGGCCGACATGAAGGGCTCGGTTGCCGCGATGGTGGTGGCGCTTGAGCAGTTCGTGGCGGCGCATCCCGCGCATGGTGGCCGCGTCGGCCTGCTGCTGACCAGCGACGAGGAAGGTCCGACCAATCTCGACGGCGTGCGGCGGGTGGTCGAACACTTTCGCGAACGCGGCGAACGCATCGACTGGTGCGTGGTGGGCGAACCGTCCTCGAAGGAACGGCTGGGCGACCTGATTCGCGTGGGCCGCCGCGGATCGCTGTCCGGCACGCTGGTGGTGCGGGGCGTGCAGGGCCACGTGGCGTATCCGGAGAAGGCGCTGAACCCGATCCATGCATTTGCCCCCGCGCTGGCCGAACTGGCTGCCGAACGCTGGGACGAAGGCAATGGCGACTTCCCGCCCACCTCGTTCCAGTTCTCCAATCTCAACGCCGGCACCGGCGCCACCAACGTGATCCCCGGCGAACTCACCGCGCTGATCAACTTCCGCTACTGCACCGCCAGCCGCGCCGAGGATCTGCGTGCCCGCACTGAGGCGATCCTGCAACGACACGGCCTGGACTTCGCGCTGGACTGGAACCTCTCCGGCGAACCCTTCCTCACGCCAGCCGGCGGTGTCCTGCGCGAAACCGTGGTGGCGGTCTGCCGCGAGCTGTGCGGCATCGATCCCGAGCAGAGCACCGGGGGCGGTACCTCCGACGGTCGCTTCGTCGCCCCGATGGGTGCCGAAGTCGTCGAGCTCGGCCCGGTCAACGCCACCATCCACAAGGTGGACGAATGCGTGGACGTGGCCGATCTGGACGCGCTTCCGGCGCTGTATCGGGCGGTGTGCGAACGCCTGCTGGGATAG
- a CDS encoding VIT1/CCC1 transporter family protein: MSTHRIRRFRSNLRIERDNAALYARLAELADDARLGQAYRRIAAGERANAQFWEERLRELGEAVPSPRIGLRVRTLSWFAQRFGTEFVMPTVVRLEHADHAVTPVDRSGHRDHFPLPQPAGPHGLRHRAQSGNTLRAAVLGANDGLVSNVSLVMGMAGAASGDRAVLLAGLAGLVAGACSMALGEWLSVNSSREFYQAQITERAERLAVAPEDGLAHIAGIYRDKGLEPAAAEHLAGHVAETPRAALDMLVREDLGVDPAELGGSAWGAAISSFCLFACGALFPVAPYFFLGGDVAMLASACSTAAGLALIGIGTSLFTGRSMLFSIARQFGITAAAAAITYGVGHLLGVVLTG, translated from the coding sequence ATGAGTACGCACCGCATCCGCCGCTTCCGCAGCAACCTTCGCATCGAGCGCGACAACGCCGCACTGTACGCGCGGCTGGCCGAGCTGGCCGATGATGCGCGACTGGGCCAGGCCTATCGACGCATCGCGGCGGGCGAGCGGGCCAATGCGCAGTTCTGGGAGGAGCGCCTGCGCGAACTGGGCGAGGCCGTGCCGTCGCCGCGGATCGGCTTGCGCGTGCGCACGCTGAGCTGGTTCGCGCAGCGCTTCGGCACCGAGTTCGTGATGCCGACCGTGGTGCGGCTGGAACACGCCGACCATGCCGTTACGCCGGTCGACCGCAGCGGCCATCGCGACCATTTCCCGTTGCCGCAGCCGGCCGGTCCGCACGGCTTGCGCCATCGCGCCCAGAGCGGCAACACCTTGCGTGCCGCCGTGCTCGGCGCCAACGACGGACTGGTTTCCAACGTCAGCCTGGTGATGGGCATGGCCGGTGCCGCCTCGGGTGATCGCGCCGTGCTGCTGGCCGGTCTGGCCGGACTGGTCGCCGGGGCATGCTCGATGGCGCTGGGCGAATGGCTGTCGGTCAACAGTTCGCGCGAGTTCTACCAGGCGCAGATCACCGAGCGCGCCGAGCGCCTGGCAGTGGCGCCGGAAGACGGCCTGGCACACATCGCCGGCATCTATCGCGACAAGGGACTGGAACCGGCGGCGGCCGAACACCTGGCCGGGCACGTGGCCGAAACGCCGCGCGCGGCGCTGGACATGCTGGTGCGCGAAGACCTGGGCGTCGACCCGGCTGAACTGGGCGGCTCGGCCTGGGGCGCGGCGATCTCCTCGTTCTGCCTGTTCGCCTGTGGCGCGCTGTTTCCGGTGGCGCCGTACTTCTTCCTCGGCGGCGATGTCGCCATGCTGGCCAGCGCGTGCTCCACCGCCGCCGGGCTGGCCCTGATCGGCATCGGCACCTCGCTGTTCACCGGGCGCAGCATGCTGTTCTCGATCGCCCGCCAGTTCGGCATCACCGCCGCGGCCGCCGCGATCACCTACGGGGTGGGCCATCTGCTGGGCGTGGTGTTGACCGGTTGA
- a CDS encoding DUF2165 family protein — protein MPTRLSKIGLMATIALWLALVAFGNLTDYGSNLVFVQHVLAMDSIFPDATIHYRAIQAPLLQHAAYVLIIATETLAAVLCGLGTWRLWRARRSPAAQFHRAKRLAVAGLGVGVLLWLGGFMAIGGEWFGMWMSSQWNGLASAFRFVVVLLLALVYLGQRDDGLDD, from the coding sequence ATGCCGACGCGGCTTTCGAAGATCGGGCTGATGGCGACGATCGCGCTGTGGCTGGCTCTGGTCGCATTCGGCAACCTCACCGACTACGGCAGCAACCTGGTCTTCGTGCAGCACGTGCTGGCGATGGACTCGATCTTCCCCGACGCCACCATCCACTACCGCGCGATCCAAGCGCCGCTGCTGCAGCATGCGGCCTACGTGCTGATCATCGCCACCGAAACATTGGCCGCCGTGCTGTGCGGATTGGGGACGTGGCGCCTGTGGCGCGCACGCCGTTCACCGGCCGCGCAGTTCCATCGTGCCAAGCGCCTCGCCGTGGCCGGCCTCGGCGTCGGGGTGCTGCTGTGGCTGGGCGGTTTCATGGCGATCGGCGGCGAATGGTTTGGCATGTGGATGTCCAGCCAGTGGAACGGACTGGCCAGCGCGTTCCGTTTCGTCGTGGTGCTGCTGCTGGCGCTGGTCTACCTGGGCCAGCGCGACGACGGGCTCGACGACTGA
- a CDS encoding Spx/MgsR family RNA polymerase-binding regulatory protein yields MTQLTTLYGLPTCDTCRKARNWLARFEVAHDFVDYRTNPVPAATLKDWAAQLGGWEKLVNKSSTTWRNLLPQRKNPGSDPEWTLLLKEYPALIRRPVVVQPDGTVSVGFSDNGFKKLFGR; encoded by the coding sequence ATGACCCAGCTCACGACCCTCTACGGCCTCCCCACCTGCGACACCTGCCGCAAGGCGCGCAACTGGCTGGCCCGTTTCGAGGTGGCGCACGACTTCGTCGACTACCGCACCAATCCGGTGCCGGCGGCGACGCTGAAAGACTGGGCCGCGCAGCTCGGCGGCTGGGAGAAGCTGGTCAACAAGTCCTCGACCACCTGGCGCAACCTGCTGCCGCAGCGCAAGAACCCCGGCAGCGATCCGGAGTGGACGCTGCTGCTGAAGGAATATCCCGCGCTGATCCGCCGCCCGGTAGTGGTACAGCCCGACGGCACGGTGAGCGTGGGCTTCAGCGACAACGGCTTCAAGAAACTGTTCGGCCGCTGA
- the dapD gene encoding 2,3,4,5-tetrahydropyridine-2,6-dicarboxylate N-succinyltransferase: MQAIETLIDEAFERRNTLNPAEIETRLRPAIGQVLDLLESGERRVAEPDGHGGWTVNQWIKKAVLLYFRINDNRVVDGGPAQAFDKVPLRFAHGDDTELEQLGARVVPGALVRRGAHIARDAVLMPSYVNIGAHVGAGSMIDTWATVGSCAQIGAGVHLSGGVGIGGVLEPLQANPTIIEDGCFIGARSEVVEGVVVEKGSVIGMGVFLGQSTRIYNRATGEVSYGRVPAGSVVVAGSLPAKDGSHSLYAAIIVKQVDEKTRGKTSINELLRRYGEE; the protein is encoded by the coding sequence ATGCAAGCCATCGAAACCCTGATCGACGAAGCCTTTGAACGTCGCAACACGCTGAACCCGGCCGAGATCGAGACCCGTCTGCGTCCGGCGATCGGCCAGGTCCTCGACCTGCTGGAATCCGGCGAGCGCCGGGTGGCCGAGCCGGACGGCCACGGCGGCTGGACGGTGAACCAGTGGATCAAGAAGGCGGTGCTGCTGTACTTCCGCATCAACGACAACCGCGTGGTCGACGGTGGTCCGGCCCAGGCCTTCGACAAGGTTCCGCTGCGCTTCGCCCACGGCGATGACACCGAGCTGGAGCAGCTCGGTGCACGCGTGGTACCCGGGGCGCTGGTGCGCCGCGGCGCGCACATCGCCAGAGACGCCGTACTGATGCCCAGCTACGTCAACATCGGCGCCCATGTCGGTGCCGGCAGCATGATCGACACCTGGGCCACGGTAGGCTCCTGCGCGCAGATCGGCGCCGGCGTGCACCTGTCCGGCGGCGTCGGCATCGGCGGCGTGCTGGAGCCGCTGCAGGCCAACCCCACCATCATCGAGGACGGCTGCTTCATCGGTGCGCGCTCCGAAGTGGTCGAAGGCGTGGTGGTGGAGAAGGGCAGCGTGATCGGCATGGGCGTGTTCCTGGGGCAGTCCACCCGCATCTACAACCGCGCCACCGGCGAGGTGAGTTACGGTCGCGTGCCGGCCGGCAGCGTGGTGGTGGCCGGCAGCCTGCCCGCAAAGGACGGCAGCCACAGCCTGTACGCCGCGATCATCGTCAAGCAGGTGGACGAGAAGACCCGTGGCAAGACCAGCATCAACGAGTTGCTGCGACGGTATGGCGAGGAGTGA
- a CDS encoding NADPH-dependent FMN reductase, which produces MNQIKIGVMVGSLRMDSFNRRLARAVEKLAPDDLAFRHIQINDLPLYSQDFDAAYPAAATRLKKDIESVDALLFATPEYNRSIPGVLKNAIDIASRPWGTNSFAGKPAAVIGASIGSTGTALAQQHLRNVLAYLDMPVLAQPEVFIHFKEDLVGEDGSIGNDGTRKFLQGFVDNYVAWVRRFVR; this is translated from the coding sequence ATGAACCAGATCAAGATTGGCGTGATGGTGGGAAGCCTGCGCATGGATTCGTTCAATCGCCGACTGGCCCGGGCCGTGGAGAAGCTGGCTCCCGACGATCTCGCCTTCCGGCACATCCAGATCAACGACCTGCCGCTGTACTCGCAGGATTTCGATGCGGCCTACCCCGCTGCCGCCACCCGACTGAAGAAGGACATCGAGTCCGTCGATGCCCTGCTCTTCGCCACGCCCGAATACAACCGCTCGATTCCGGGCGTGCTGAAGAATGCGATCGATATCGCTTCGCGACCCTGGGGCACCAACTCGTTCGCCGGCAAGCCCGCGGCCGTCATCGGCGCCTCGATCGGTTCCACCGGCACCGCCCTGGCGCAGCAGCATCTGCGCAACGTGCTCGCCTACCTGGACATGCCCGTGCTGGCCCAACCGGAGGTGTTCATCCATTTCAAGGAAGATCTTGTCGGCGAGGATGGCAGCATCGGCAATGATGGAACCCGGAAATTCCTGCAGGGCTTTGTCGACAACTATGTCGCCTGGGTCAGGCGATTCGTTCGGTAA
- the tssA gene encoding type VI secretion system protein TssA — MTQYDLESLLAPIGDESPSGDDLEYDPEFLALERAAAPKAERAIGDNVKAAEEPDWEKVAELAEALLHRSKDLRPAIHLTTAWMRTSGMRGWSAGLSLIRGLLEHFWDTVYPQLDAEDDNDPTMRVNSVVPLGDLQGVLRYFRTTPFVQSPRMGRFDLRDLRIANGTLKVTTEGEPGPSLTEIEACCMDCSEDDLVAVTAAIGQSLESAKAIDSIFNDRIGTAGPDLKNLLSDIYELKKFLDPQLARRLPQEGAGGEGEAGEGGGEGGTGGTRASNGAISGPQDVMRRLDELCDYYSRNEPSSPVPLLLRRAQRLVGMDFMDLLKDLAPGGISELRVVSGTPEDE, encoded by the coding sequence ATGACGCAATATGATCTTGAGTCTTTGTTGGCACCGATCGGAGACGAATCCCCGTCGGGTGACGATCTCGAATACGATCCCGAATTTCTCGCGCTGGAGCGCGCCGCCGCGCCAAAAGCGGAGCGCGCGATCGGCGACAACGTCAAGGCCGCGGAAGAGCCGGACTGGGAAAAGGTCGCCGAACTGGCCGAGGCCCTGCTGCACCGTTCCAAGGACTTGCGTCCAGCCATCCACCTCACCACCGCCTGGATGCGCACCTCGGGCATGCGTGGATGGAGTGCCGGGCTCAGCCTGATCCGCGGGCTGCTTGAACACTTCTGGGACACCGTCTATCCGCAACTGGACGCCGAGGACGACAACGATCCGACCATGCGGGTCAATTCGGTCGTGCCACTCGGTGACCTGCAGGGCGTGCTGCGCTACTTCCGCACCACGCCATTCGTGCAATCGCCGCGGATGGGCCGTTTCGACCTGCGCGACCTGCGCATCGCCAACGGAACGCTGAAGGTCACGACGGAAGGCGAGCCCGGTCCGTCATTGACCGAGATCGAAGCCTGCTGCATGGACTGTTCCGAAGACGACCTGGTGGCGGTCACCGCCGCCATCGGCCAGTCGCTGGAAAGCGCCAAGGCCATCGACAGCATTTTCAACGACCGTATCGGCACCGCCGGCCCGGACCTCAAGAATCTGCTCAGCGATATCTACGAACTGAAGAAGTTCCTGGACCCCCAGCTGGCACGCCGGCTTCCGCAGGAAGGCGCGGGTGGTGAAGGTGAGGCGGGCGAAGGTGGCGGCGAAGGCGGAACCGGCGGCACCCGCGCATCCAACGGCGCCATTTCCGGGCCGCAGGACGTCATGCGGCGGCTGGACGAGTTGTGCGACTACTACTCGCGCAATGAACCGTCGAGCCCGGTGCCGCTGCTGCTGCGGCGTGCCCAACGACTGGTCGGCATGGACTTCATGGACCTGCTGAAGGATCTCGCCCCGGGCGGCATTTCCGAGCTGCGCGTGGTTTCCGGCACGCCCGAAGACGAATAG